A stretch of the Mycobacterium sp. ITM-2016-00317 genome encodes the following:
- the ruvX gene encoding Holliday junction resolvase RuvX, with the protein MPDRPGDPSTAPDPGRGRRLGVDVGTVRIGVAVSDPDAVLATPVETVRREKRGDRHVRRLAALVDEYEVVEVVVGLPRTLADRAGTSAQDAVDVADVLARRIAPVPVRLSDERFTTVTAQRALREAGVRSRGQRSVIDQAAAVGILQNWLDQRRAALPAHGEVSDD; encoded by the coding sequence ATGCCTGACCGGCCGGGCGATCCGAGCACGGCTCCGGATCCTGGGCGTGGGCGACGGCTCGGTGTCGACGTGGGCACGGTGCGGATCGGGGTCGCCGTCAGTGACCCGGACGCGGTCCTGGCCACGCCGGTCGAGACGGTCCGCCGCGAGAAGCGGGGAGATCGACACGTGCGCCGGCTGGCCGCACTGGTCGACGAGTACGAGGTCGTCGAGGTCGTGGTCGGACTGCCGCGGACGCTGGCCGACCGGGCGGGGACCTCGGCGCAGGATGCGGTAGACGTCGCAGACGTGCTGGCCCGGCGCATCGCGCCGGTACCGGTCCGGCTCAGCGACGAGCGTTTCACGACGGTGACAGCACAGCGTGCCCTGCGGGAGGCAGGTGTTCGTTCCCGCGGCCAGCGATCGGTGATCGATCAGGCCGCGGCGGTGGGGATCCTTCAGAACTGGCTGGACCAGCGGCGGGCGGCGTTGCCCGCACACGGAGAGGTCTCGGATGACTGA
- the mltG gene encoding endolytic transglycosylase MltG, protein MTDDWRSDRAEPLAVGPPRQRMTRRERARQERLRRRRRVAVVFSVTMLVVIVIGAVFLGSRMWHSLFGGAGDDFAGSGLNDVVIQVHDGDSTTAIGQTLHDNNVVANVKVFVEAADGNAAISSIQPGFYKVRTEIPAADAVERLADPDNRVGKLVIPEGRQLDDVRDVKTDAVTAGILTLIANASCVELDGDRRCVAAEDLKNVASGADPAAIGVPQWASGAVAALGSDHRRLEGLIAPGAWNIDPSASPQDILTTLISDSVVQYEAGGLLAAATAADMSPYEILTVGSLVQRESTPEDFSKVARVIYNRLDENRTLEFDSTVNYPLDRIEVATTDADRAQATEWNTYVRPGLPATPICSPSSPALLAAEHPEPGDWLYFVTVDMRGTTLFAREYEQHLANIEIARRNGVLDSAR, encoded by the coding sequence ATGACTGACGACTGGCGGAGTGACCGGGCCGAGCCGTTGGCGGTGGGACCGCCGAGACAGCGGATGACCCGACGCGAACGCGCCCGGCAGGAGCGTCTGCGGCGCAGGCGGCGCGTCGCCGTCGTCTTCTCGGTGACGATGCTGGTGGTCATCGTGATCGGCGCGGTGTTCCTCGGGTCGCGGATGTGGCACTCGCTGTTCGGCGGGGCCGGCGACGACTTCGCAGGCAGCGGCCTCAACGACGTGGTGATCCAGGTGCACGACGGTGACTCCACCACCGCGATCGGGCAGACCCTGCACGACAACAACGTGGTGGCCAACGTCAAGGTGTTCGTCGAGGCCGCCGACGGCAACGCGGCGATCTCGTCGATCCAGCCCGGCTTCTACAAGGTGCGCACCGAGATCCCGGCCGCCGATGCCGTGGAGCGCCTCGCCGACCCGGACAACCGCGTCGGCAAGCTGGTGATCCCGGAGGGCCGCCAGCTCGACGACGTGCGCGACGTCAAGACCGACGCGGTGACCGCGGGCATTCTGACGCTGATCGCCAATGCGTCGTGCGTGGAGCTCGACGGGGACCGCCGCTGCGTCGCCGCCGAGGACCTGAAGAACGTCGCGAGCGGCGCAGACCCCGCCGCCATCGGTGTGCCGCAGTGGGCGAGCGGCGCGGTGGCCGCGCTCGGCTCCGATCACCGCCGGCTGGAGGGCCTGATCGCGCCGGGCGCGTGGAACATCGACCCGTCGGCCAGTCCGCAGGACATTCTCACCACGCTGATCTCCGACAGCGTGGTCCAGTACGAGGCAGGTGGTCTGCTCGCCGCCGCCACCGCCGCCGACATGTCGCCGTACGAGATCCTCACCGTCGGATCGCTGGTGCAACGGGAGTCCACTCCGGAGGACTTCTCCAAGGTCGCGCGGGTGATCTACAACCGCCTCGACGAGAACCGCACCCTGGAGTTCGACTCGACGGTGAACTACCCGCTGGACCGGATCGAGGTCGCCACCACCGACGCCGACCGCGCCCAGGCCACCGAGTGGAACACCTACGTGCGGCCCGGCCTTCCGGCCACGCCGATCTGCTCGCCGAGTTCGCCCGCGCTGCTGGCCGCCGAGCATCCGGAGCCGGGGGACTGGCTGTACTTCGTGACCGTCGACATGAGGGGCACCACGCTGTTCGCCCGCGAGTACGAGCAGCACCTGGCCAACATCGAAATCGCCCGGCGCAACGGCGTCCTCGACTCGGCGCGATGA
- a CDS encoding shikimate dehydrogenase, with translation MTVTARRAAVLGSPIAHSRSPQLHLAAYRALGLTDWTYERIECTAEQLPALVAGFGPEWVGVSVTMPGKFAALRVADEATDRARLVGSANTLVHTGAGWRADNTDVDGVIGALAGVRVSDRAMVLGSGGTAPAMVVGLVTLGARSVEVVARNAAKAAGLVDLAQRCGAHGEWVDLDQDRLADAVTGVEVVANTVPADAVAPYAHALAAAPVLLDAIYDPWPTPLAAAVQAAGGRVIGGLEMLLNQAFAQVEQFTGRPAPKEAMRAALTGP, from the coding sequence ATGACAGTCACCGCCCGACGGGCGGCCGTGTTGGGGTCGCCCATCGCTCATTCGCGCTCGCCACAGCTGCACCTGGCCGCCTACCGGGCCCTGGGGCTGACCGACTGGACCTACGAGCGCATCGAGTGCACCGCCGAGCAACTGCCCGCTCTGGTGGCCGGGTTCGGCCCGGAGTGGGTGGGGGTCTCGGTGACGATGCCGGGCAAGTTCGCCGCGCTGCGTGTCGCGGACGAGGCCACCGACCGGGCCAGGTTGGTCGGCTCGGCCAACACACTGGTGCACACCGGCGCCGGGTGGCGCGCGGACAACACCGACGTCGACGGCGTGATCGGCGCGCTGGCCGGGGTCCGGGTGTCGGACCGGGCGATGGTGCTCGGCTCGGGCGGCACTGCCCCCGCGATGGTCGTGGGATTGGTGACGCTGGGCGCGCGGTCGGTGGAGGTGGTGGCCCGCAACGCGGCCAAGGCCGCGGGGCTGGTCGACCTCGCGCAGCGGTGCGGCGCGCACGGCGAGTGGGTCGACCTCGACCAGGACCGGCTGGCCGACGCGGTGACCGGCGTCGAGGTGGTGGCGAACACCGTGCCTGCGGACGCGGTGGCGCCGTATGCGCACGCTTTGGCCGCGGCGCCGGTGCTGCTGGACGCGATCTACGATCCGTGGCCCACCCCGCTGGCGGCGGCCGTGCAGGCCGCGGGCGGACGGGTCATCGGCGGACTGGAGATGCTGCTCAACCAGGCCTTCGCCCAGGTGGAGCAGTTCACCGGGCGACCGGCGCCCAAAGAGGCGATGCGGGCGGCGCTCACCGGGCCCTAG
- a CDS encoding A24 family peptidase, whose translation MGEFGPAVAAVGVAVWLITLSTYDFRHRRLPNMLTVPGAVVILSAAAVTGHGGAAALGAAALSAIYAAVHLIAPAAMGAGDVKLAVGLGGLTGVFGPDVWVLSAAGAPLLTAALALGLRAFGAGPTVPHGPSMCLSSAAVLTLVLHSQGL comes from the coding sequence GTGGGGGAGTTCGGGCCGGCGGTGGCCGCCGTCGGGGTGGCCGTGTGGCTGATCACGTTGAGCACGTACGACTTTCGGCACCGGCGGCTGCCGAACATGCTGACCGTCCCCGGCGCGGTGGTGATTCTGTCGGCCGCGGCGGTGACCGGGCACGGCGGGGCCGCAGCGCTCGGGGCGGCCGCGCTGTCGGCGATCTACGCCGCGGTGCACCTGATCGCACCGGCGGCGATGGGCGCAGGCGACGTCAAGCTCGCCGTCGGGCTGGGTGGGCTGACGGGCGTGTTCGGGCCGGACGTGTGGGTGCTGTCCGCGGCCGGTGCGCCGCTGCTGACGGCCGCGCTGGCACTGGGCCTGCGCGCGTTCGGTGCGGGCCCGACGGTGCCGCACGGTCCGTCGATGTGTCTGAGCAGCGCGGCGGTGCTGACCCTGGTGTTGCACAGCCAGGGCCTGTGA
- the aroC gene encoding chorismate synthase: MLRWTTAGESHGRALVAMVEGMVAGVHVTSQDISAQLARRRLGYGRGARMKFEQDQVTVLTGVRHGLTLGGPIAIEIGNTEWPKWEAVMAADPVDPEVLAASAARNAPLTRPRPGHADYAGMLKYGFDDARPVLERASARETAARVAAGTVAREFLRQALGVEIVSHVISIGASTPYDGPAPQFADLAAIDASPVRAFDPASEALMIDEIEAAKRDGDTLGGVVEVVAHGLPVGLGSFTSGDNRLDSQLAGAVMGIQAIKGVEIGDGFETARRRGSVAHDEIYPGPGGVMRSTNRAGGLEGGMTNGLPVRVRAAMKPISTVPRALATVDMTTGDEAVAIHQRSDVCAVPAAGVVVETMVALVLARAALEKFGGDSLDETRANIENYLRAVAAREPSTGGARASG, translated from the coding sequence GTGTTGCGATGGACGACTGCAGGTGAATCCCACGGCCGGGCGCTGGTGGCCATGGTCGAAGGCATGGTCGCCGGCGTCCATGTGACGTCCCAGGACATTTCGGCCCAACTGGCCCGCCGCCGCCTCGGCTACGGCCGCGGCGCCCGGATGAAGTTCGAGCAGGATCAGGTCACGGTGCTGACCGGGGTGCGTCACGGGCTGACCCTCGGCGGCCCGATCGCGATCGAGATCGGCAACACCGAGTGGCCGAAGTGGGAGGCCGTGATGGCCGCCGACCCCGTCGACCCCGAGGTGCTGGCCGCGAGCGCGGCGCGCAACGCACCGCTGACCCGTCCCCGTCCCGGGCACGCCGACTACGCGGGCATGCTCAAGTACGGCTTCGACGACGCCCGCCCGGTCCTTGAGCGCGCCAGCGCGCGCGAGACGGCGGCCCGGGTCGCCGCGGGCACCGTGGCGCGGGAGTTCCTCCGGCAGGCACTCGGGGTCGAGATCGTCTCCCACGTGATCTCCATCGGCGCGTCCACGCCCTACGACGGACCGGCGCCGCAGTTCGCCGACCTGGCTGCGATCGACGCCAGCCCGGTGCGCGCGTTTGACCCGGCCAGCGAGGCGCTGATGATCGACGAGATCGAGGCCGCCAAGCGCGACGGAGACACCCTCGGCGGGGTGGTCGAGGTGGTCGCCCACGGACTTCCCGTCGGCCTGGGCTCGTTCACCAGCGGCGACAACCGGCTCGACAGCCAGCTTGCTGGTGCGGTGATGGGCATCCAGGCGATCAAGGGTGTCGAGATCGGCGACGGGTTCGAGACCGCCCGGCGACGCGGCAGCGTCGCCCACGACGAGATCTACCCGGGCCCCGGCGGCGTGATGCGCTCCACCAACCGGGCCGGCGGACTCGAGGGCGGCATGACCAACGGGCTGCCTGTCCGCGTCCGCGCCGCGATGAAGCCGATCTCCACCGTGCCGCGCGCGCTGGCCACCGTCGACATGACCACCGGCGACGAGGCCGTCGCGATCCACCAGCGCTCCGACGTGTGCGCGGTGCCCGCGGCCGGCGTGGTCGTCGAGACCATGGTCGCGCTCGTGCTCGCCCGCGCCGCGCTGGAGAAGTTCGGCGGCGACTCGCTGGACGAGACCCGGGCCAACATCGAGAACTACCTGCGTGCCGTCGCGGCGCGCGAGCCGTCCACCGGCGGGGCAAGGGCCTCGGGCTGA
- the aroB gene encoding 3-dehydroquinate synthase, with protein sequence MTDPVTVHVRTDPPYPVIIGTGLLGDLARILDGRHKVAILHQPTLTQTAEAIRSHLAEQGIDAHRVELPDAEGGKELPVVGFIWEVLGRIGVGRKDAIVSLGGGAATDVAGFAAATWLRGIDIVHVPTTLLGMVDAAVGGKTGINTDAGKNLVGAFHQPAAVLIDLATLETLPRNEIVAGMAEIVKAGFIADPVILEMIEADPQAALDPTGSVLPELIRRAVVVKAEVVAADEKESQLREILNYGHTLAHAIERRERYQWRHGAAVSVGLVFAAELGRLAGRLDDATAERHRAILTSLGLPVSYDADALPQLLESMLGDKKTRAGVLRFVVLDGLAKPGRLEGPDPALVAAAYAEVARS encoded by the coding sequence GTGACCGACCCGGTAACCGTGCACGTCCGTACCGACCCGCCCTACCCGGTGATCATCGGCACCGGGCTGCTCGGCGATCTGGCGCGCATCCTCGACGGCAGGCACAAGGTCGCGATCCTGCACCAGCCGACGCTGACCCAGACCGCGGAGGCCATCCGGAGCCATCTGGCGGAGCAGGGCATCGACGCGCATCGCGTCGAGCTCCCGGACGCCGAGGGCGGCAAGGAACTGCCCGTCGTCGGGTTCATCTGGGAGGTGCTCGGCCGCATCGGCGTGGGCCGCAAGGACGCGATCGTCAGCCTGGGCGGAGGAGCGGCCACCGACGTCGCCGGCTTCGCCGCGGCCACCTGGTTGCGCGGCATCGACATCGTGCACGTGCCGACCACGCTGCTGGGCATGGTCGATGCGGCGGTCGGCGGCAAGACCGGCATCAACACCGACGCGGGCAAGAACCTCGTCGGCGCGTTCCACCAGCCCGCCGCGGTACTCATCGACCTGGCGACGCTGGAAACGTTGCCGCGCAACGAGATCGTGGCCGGCATGGCCGAGATCGTGAAGGCGGGCTTCATCGCCGACCCGGTCATCCTGGAGATGATCGAGGCCGATCCGCAGGCCGCGCTCGACCCGACGGGGTCGGTGCTGCCGGAGCTGATCCGGCGGGCGGTCGTGGTCAAGGCCGAGGTGGTGGCCGCCGACGAGAAGGAATCGCAGCTACGCGAGATCCTCAACTACGGGCACACCCTCGCGCACGCGATCGAGCGCCGGGAGCGGTACCAGTGGCGCCACGGAGCGGCGGTGTCGGTGGGCCTGGTGTTCGCCGCCGAACTGGGCCGGCTGGCCGGGCGGCTCGACGACGCCACGGCCGAACGGCACCGCGCGATCCTGACGTCGCTGGGCCTTCCGGTCAGCTACGACGCCGACGCACTGCCGCAGCTGCTGGAGTCGATGCTCGGGGACAAGAAGACCCGTGCGGGGGTGCTGCGGTTCGTCGTGCTCGACGGGCTCGCCAAGCCCGGACGGCTGGAAGGTCCGGACCCGGCGCTGGTCGCCGCCGCGTACGCCGAGGTGGCGCGCAGCTAG
- a CDS encoding B-4DMT family transporter: MSKWLLRGLVFAALMVIVRLLQGALINAWETKAGLISVTLVVAYAIASLIWGYVDGRRDARANPDPERRADMAMTWLLAGLFAGVVSGAVAWFIGIFYKNLYVEGLINELTTFAAFTALLVFLTAILGVALGRWLVDRKTPDEPRRRETDDDRADTDVFAAVRDDRDYETYPDGAETERQPSSVALAEDDSTRPVDRKSDTN; encoded by the coding sequence ATGAGTAAGTGGTTGCTGCGCGGACTGGTGTTCGCGGCCCTGATGGTCATCGTCCGACTGTTGCAGGGCGCGTTGATCAACGCGTGGGAAACCAAGGCGGGTCTGATCAGTGTCACGCTGGTCGTGGCATACGCCATCGCGTCGCTGATCTGGGGTTATGTCGACGGTCGCCGCGACGCGCGGGCGAACCCGGACCCCGAACGGCGCGCCGACATGGCGATGACGTGGTTGCTGGCGGGCCTGTTCGCCGGCGTCGTCAGCGGGGCGGTGGCCTGGTTCATCGGGATCTTCTACAAGAACCTGTACGTCGAGGGCCTGATCAACGAGCTGACGACGTTCGCCGCGTTCACCGCGCTGCTGGTGTTCCTGACGGCCATCCTGGGTGTCGCACTCGGACGCTGGCTCGTCGACCGCAAGACCCCCGACGAGCCGCGCCGCCGGGAGACCGACGACGACCGTGCCGACACCGACGTGTTCGCCGCGGTGCGCGACGACCGCGACTACGAGACGTATCCGGACGGCGCCGAGACCGAGCGCCAGCCGTCGTCCGTCGCCCTCGCCGAGGACGATTCGACCCGCCCGGTCGACCGCAAAAGCGACACCAACTAG
- a CDS encoding Xaa-Pro peptidase family protein: MTISQRRHRLRQRLAEAGLDAMLVSDLVNVRYLAGFTGSNAALLVSVDDETPVLATDGRYRTQAAQQSPDAEVVIERACGPHLAARAAAAGVRRLGFESHVVTVDAFAALTKAAGEGCELVRAAGTVEGLREVKDAGEIALLRLACEAADAALKDLVDRGGLRAGRTEKEVRNELEALMLEHGADGASFETIVAAGANSAVPHHRPTDAVLAAGDFVKIDFGALVAGYHSDMTRTFALAPVADWQRDLYDLVAAAQRAGSEAVAPGAALKAVDAAARQVIVDAGYGENFGHGLGHGVGLQIHEAPGINAASAGTLLAGSAVTVEPGVYLPDRGGVRIEDTLVVNKRPELLTRFPKELVII, translated from the coding sequence GTGACGATTTCTCAGCGCCGCCACCGTTTACGTCAGCGCCTCGCCGAGGCCGGACTGGACGCGATGCTGGTATCCGACCTGGTCAACGTGCGTTATCTGGCCGGTTTCACCGGTTCCAACGCCGCACTGTTGGTCTCCGTCGACGACGAAACGCCGGTGCTGGCGACCGACGGGCGCTACCGGACCCAGGCCGCGCAGCAGTCGCCCGACGCCGAGGTCGTCATCGAACGGGCCTGCGGACCGCATCTGGCGGCGCGCGCGGCCGCGGCCGGAGTCCGCAGACTGGGGTTCGAGAGCCACGTCGTCACCGTCGACGCGTTCGCGGCGCTGACGAAGGCAGCCGGAGAGGGCTGTGAGTTGGTCCGTGCCGCAGGCACCGTCGAAGGTCTGCGTGAGGTCAAGGACGCCGGGGAGATCGCGCTGCTGCGACTGGCGTGCGAGGCCGCCGACGCGGCGCTGAAGGATCTGGTGGACCGGGGTGGGCTGCGCGCAGGCCGTACCGAGAAAGAGGTCCGCAACGAGCTGGAGGCGCTGATGCTCGAGCACGGCGCCGACGGCGCGTCGTTCGAGACGATCGTCGCGGCCGGGGCGAACTCAGCGGTCCCGCATCACCGGCCCACCGACGCCGTGCTGGCCGCCGGCGACTTCGTCAAGATCGACTTCGGCGCACTGGTGGCCGGATACCACTCCGACATGACGCGGACGTTCGCGCTGGCCCCGGTCGCCGACTGGCAGCGGGACCTCTACGACCTGGTCGCCGCCGCCCAGCGGGCAGGCAGCGAGGCCGTCGCACCCGGGGCGGCGCTCAAGGCGGTCGATGCGGCGGCACGGCAGGTGATCGTCGACGCCGGGTACGGCGAGAACTTCGGGCACGGCCTCGGGCACGGGGTGGGGCTGCAGATCCATGAAGCGCCGGGAATCAACGCGGCTTCCGCCGGTACACTGCTTGCTGGCTCTGCGGTGACCGTGGAGCCCGGCGTCTACCTGCCCGACCGCGGCGGTGTCCGCATCGAGGACACGCTCGTGGTCAACAAGCGCCCCGAACTACTCACCAGGTTCCCCAAGGAACTGGTGATCATCTAG
- the efp gene encoding elongation factor P → MASTADFKNGLVLQIDGQLWQIVEFQHVKPGKGPAFVRTKLKNVVSGKVVDKTYNAGVKVETATVDRRDATYLYRDGSDFVFMDSEDYEQHPLPESLVGRAAGFLLESMPVQIAFHNGTPLYLELPVTVELLVAHTEPGLQGDRSSAGTKPATMETGAEIQVPLFINTGDKLKVDSRDGSYLGRVNA, encoded by the coding sequence GTGGCATCGACCGCCGACTTCAAGAACGGGCTCGTCCTCCAGATCGACGGCCAGCTGTGGCAGATCGTCGAGTTCCAGCACGTCAAGCCGGGCAAGGGGCCGGCCTTCGTGCGGACCAAGCTGAAGAACGTGGTGTCCGGAAAGGTCGTCGACAAGACCTACAACGCCGGCGTGAAGGTGGAGACCGCCACGGTGGACCGCCGCGACGCCACCTATCTGTACCGCGACGGGTCGGACTTCGTGTTCATGGATTCCGAGGACTACGAGCAGCATCCGCTGCCCGAGTCGCTGGTCGGCCGTGCCGCCGGCTTCCTGCTGGAGAGCATGCCCGTGCAGATCGCGTTCCACAACGGAACCCCGCTGTATCTGGAGCTCCCGGTGACCGTCGAGCTCCTGGTCGCGCACACGGAGCCGGGCCTGCAGGGCGACCGCTCCAGCGCCGGCACCAAGCCGGCGACGATGGAGACCGGCGCCGAGATCCAGGTGCCGCTGTTCATCAACACCGGCGACAAGCTCAAGGTGGATTCGCGCGACGGAAGCTACCTGGGAAGGGTCAATGCCTGA
- the nusB gene encoding transcription antitermination factor NusB, giving the protein MPDRRGDRGRHQARKRAVDLLFEAEARGLSPAEIAEGRNALAEKQTDDLTPLNPYTVTVARGVTEHAAHIDDLISSHLQGWTLDRLPAVDRAILRVAVWELLHAEDVPEPVAVDEAVELAKQLSTDDSPGFVNGVLGQVMLVTPQIRAAAAAVQARSDGGSGT; this is encoded by the coding sequence ATGCCTGACCGGAGGGGTGACCGGGGGCGGCACCAGGCCCGTAAACGAGCCGTCGACCTCCTCTTCGAGGCCGAGGCCCGCGGCCTCTCGCCGGCGGAGATCGCCGAGGGGCGAAATGCGCTGGCGGAGAAGCAGACTGATGACCTCACTCCGCTGAACCCGTACACCGTCACGGTGGCGCGCGGGGTCACCGAGCACGCCGCGCACATCGACGACCTGATCTCCTCGCATCTGCAGGGCTGGACGCTGGACCGGCTGCCCGCCGTGGACCGGGCGATCCTGCGGGTGGCGGTGTGGGAACTGCTGCACGCCGAGGATGTGCCGGAGCCGGTGGCCGTCGACGAGGCGGTGGAACTGGCCAAGCAGCTCTCGACCGACGATTCGCCGGGCTTCGTCAACGGAGTGCTCGGCCAGGTGATGCTGGTGACACCGCAGATCCGCGCGGCGGCCGCTGCGGTGCAGGCCAGGTCCGACGGCGGCAGCGGCACATAG
- a CDS encoding HNH endonuclease — MFESLFDIDDGASQAELRAAVERLEALKSAAAAAQARATALWAAKRHAAEEAAGIPPAKRGKGLGAEVALARHDAPVCGGRHLGFAQALVHEMPHTLAALACGGLSEWRATLIVRESACLSVAHRRELDAELCADVTRLAGWGNNRIEAEAKKITARLDAAAVVARGRAAVADCAVSVRPVSDTMVCVSVRLPLAKGVGLYAACKRAADTTFDARPRGQVMAETVYERVTGRAADQPVPVAVSLVMADTTLAGDDDELGWLDGYGPVPAGFCRALTGDAAADNEPKATLRRLYRHPDSGQLVAMESKARKFPKGLALLLQRRDRTCRTPYCNAAIRHHDHAVPAREGGKTSAANGLGLCEACNYTKEAPGWQVTTSETDGQHRAEYVTPTGATYTSTAPQLPGPPVRRRLSLAEGRLSIDLVTFDAA; from the coding sequence ATGTTCGAAAGTTTGTTCGATATCGACGATGGGGCGTCGCAGGCCGAGCTGCGGGCGGCCGTCGAGCGGTTGGAGGCGCTGAAGTCCGCGGCTGCGGCGGCCCAGGCGCGCGCGACGGCGTTGTGGGCGGCCAAACGGCACGCGGCCGAGGAGGCGGCCGGGATCCCACCCGCGAAGCGCGGGAAAGGCCTCGGTGCGGAGGTGGCGTTGGCTCGCCACGACGCCCCGGTCTGCGGCGGGCGGCATCTGGGGTTCGCGCAGGCGTTGGTGCACGAGATGCCGCACACGTTGGCCGCGCTGGCGTGCGGGGGGCTCTCGGAATGGCGGGCCACCCTGATCGTGCGGGAATCCGCGTGTCTGTCGGTGGCGCATCGGCGGGAACTGGACGCCGAACTGTGCGCCGATGTCACCAGGTTGGCCGGGTGGGGCAACAACCGGATCGAGGCCGAGGCCAAGAAGATCACCGCCCGGCTGGACGCGGCGGCCGTGGTCGCGCGGGGCCGGGCCGCGGTGGCCGATTGCGCGGTCAGTGTGCGGCCGGTGTCGGACACCATGGTGTGTGTCAGCGTGCGGCTGCCCCTGGCCAAAGGCGTCGGCCTGTATGCGGCGTGTAAACGAGCCGCCGACACCACCTTTGATGCGCGGCCGCGCGGTCAGGTGATGGCCGAGACCGTCTATGAGCGGGTCACCGGCCGGGCTGCCGATCAACCGGTGCCGGTGGCGGTGAGTCTGGTGATGGCCGACACGACACTGGCCGGCGACGATGACGAGCTGGGCTGGCTCGACGGCTACGGCCCAGTGCCGGCCGGGTTCTGCCGGGCGCTGACCGGGGATGCGGCCGCTGACAACGAACCCAAGGCCACGCTGCGGCGGCTGTACCGTCACCCCGACTCGGGGCAGTTGGTGGCGATGGAATCGAAGGCCCGGAAGTTTCCGAAAGGACTGGCGCTGCTGTTGCAGCGCCGCGACCGCACGTGTCGCACGCCGTATTGCAATGCCGCGATCCGCCACCACGACCACGCCGTCCCCGCCCGCGAAGGCGGAAAGACCAGCGCAGCCAACGGGCTCGGACTGTGCGAGGCCTGCAACTACACCAAGGAAGCTCCCGGCTGGCAGGTGACCACCAGCGAGACCGACGGGCAGCATCGGGCCGAGTACGTGACCCCGACGGGAGCGACCTACACCTCGACCGCACCGCAACTGCCGGGGCCGCCGGTGCGACGACGGCTCAGCCTGGCCGAAGGCCGACTCAGCATCGACCTCGTCACCTTCGACGCCGCCTAG
- a CDS encoding serine hydrolase domain-containing protein codes for MNFDRNKTSIVEAIDAGLLAGAVTLVWHAGEVRQVNELGYRDVEARLPMQRDTIFRIASMTKPVTVAAAMSLIEEGRLNLDDRVATWLPELADMRVLVDPRGRLDRTVPAQRHITIDDLMTHRSGLAYMFSVVGPLSDAYRKLPTRQDQDRWLTELAALPLVHQPGERLTYSHATDVLGIALSRIEGKPLSEVLNERILGPLGMSDTGFHVGPTGRRRAATMYQLDKDNTLRHDVMGPPPIVDPPFCTGGAGLFSTADDYLRFARMLLAGGELDGVRVLSEESVRLMRTDRLTDEQKRHDFLGAPFWVGRGFGLNLSVVTDPTKSRQLFGPGGLGTFSWPGAYGTWWQADPSADVILIYLIQNLPNLTADAAAAVAGNTSLAKLQSAQPKFVRNTYQALEL; via the coding sequence ATGAACTTCGACCGCAACAAGACCTCCATCGTCGAAGCGATCGACGCCGGACTGCTGGCCGGCGCAGTCACGCTGGTCTGGCACGCCGGCGAGGTGCGGCAGGTCAACGAGTTGGGCTACCGCGACGTCGAGGCGCGGCTACCGATGCAGCGCGACACCATCTTTCGTATCGCGTCGATGACCAAGCCGGTGACGGTGGCCGCGGCGATGTCGTTGATCGAGGAGGGCCGGCTCAACCTCGACGACCGGGTCGCGACCTGGCTGCCCGAACTCGCGGACATGCGGGTGCTGGTCGACCCCCGCGGCCGGCTTGACCGCACCGTGCCCGCGCAGCGGCACATCACCATCGACGACCTGATGACCCACCGCAGTGGGCTCGCATACATGTTCTCGGTCGTGGGTCCGCTGTCGGACGCCTACCGCAAGCTGCCGACCCGCCAGGACCAGGACCGCTGGCTGACCGAACTGGCCGCGCTGCCGCTGGTGCACCAGCCCGGCGAGCGCCTGACCTACAGCCACGCCACCGACGTGCTGGGTATCGCGTTGTCGCGGATCGAGGGCAAGCCGCTCAGCGAGGTCCTCAACGAACGGATCCTCGGCCCACTCGGCATGTCCGACACCGGCTTTCATGTCGGGCCGACCGGCAGGCGGCGCGCGGCCACGATGTACCAGTTGGACAAGGACAACACGCTGCGCCATGACGTGATGGGTCCGCCGCCGATCGTCGATCCCCCGTTCTGCACCGGCGGGGCGGGACTGTTCTCGACGGCGGACGACTATCTGCGCTTCGCCCGGATGCTGCTGGCCGGCGGCGAACTCGACGGCGTGCGGGTGTTGTCCGAGGAGTCGGTGCGCCTGATGCGCACCGATCGACTCACCGACGAACAGAAGCGCCACGACTTCCTGGGTGCGCCGTTCTGGGTCGGCCGCGGGTTCGGGCTGAACCTGTCGGTGGTGACCGATCCCACGAAGTCACGCCAGCTGTTCGGCCCCGGCGGCCTCGGCACGTTCTCCTGGCCCGGCGCCTACGGCACGTGGTGGCAGGCCGACCCGTCGGCCGACGTCATCCTGATCTACCTGATCCAGAACCTGCCGAACCTGACCGCCGACGCGGCCGCGGCGGTCGCCGGGAACACCTCACTGGCCAAGCTGCAGAGCGCTCAGCCGAAGTTCGTCCGCAACACCTATCAGGCTCTGGAGCTTTAG